From Streptomonospora salina, the proteins below share one genomic window:
- a CDS encoding sulfate adenylyltransferase subunit 1 produces the protein MSTDILRFATAGSVDDGKSTLIGRLLFDSKSIFEDQLDAVERTSRGRGEEQTNLALLTDGLRAEREQGITIDVAYRYFATPRRTFIIADTPGHIQYTRNMVTGASTSDLAIILVDARKGLQEQSRRHAFLTTLLQVPHVVVAINKMDLVDYSQERFDEIKDEFTAFATKLDVNDLTFVPISALHGDNVVDRSINMPWYDGSSLLHHLEHVHIASDRNLIDARFPVQNVIRPQRAADPELHDYRGYAGMVSGGVFKAGDEIMHLPSGLTSRIAKILTADGELDEAFPPLSVTMLLEDDIDISRGDMLCRPNNQPEASQDIEAMVCWMAESRKLTPRSKLVIKHTTRTAKVMVRDVRYRLDVNSLHRDEEAEDLSLNEIGRVSMRATQPLFADEYKDNRLTGGFVLIEEGTNTTVGAGMIVRAE, from the coding sequence ATGAGTACAGACATTCTGCGGTTCGCCACGGCCGGCTCGGTCGACGACGGAAAGTCCACCCTGATCGGCCGCCTCCTGTTCGACTCCAAGTCGATCTTCGAGGACCAGCTCGACGCCGTGGAGCGCACCAGCCGCGGCCGCGGCGAAGAGCAGACCAATCTGGCGCTGCTCACCGACGGCCTGCGCGCCGAGCGCGAGCAAGGCATCACCATCGACGTCGCCTACCGCTATTTCGCGACGCCGCGGCGCACCTTCATCATCGCCGACACCCCCGGCCACATCCAGTACACCCGCAACATGGTCACCGGGGCCTCGACCTCCGACCTGGCGATCATCCTGGTCGACGCGCGCAAGGGCCTGCAGGAGCAGAGCCGCCGCCACGCCTTCCTCACCACCCTGCTGCAGGTGCCGCACGTGGTCGTGGCGATCAACAAGATGGACCTCGTCGACTACTCCCAGGAGCGGTTCGACGAGATCAAGGACGAGTTCACGGCGTTCGCCACCAAGCTCGACGTCAACGACCTCACCTTCGTCCCGATCTCCGCGCTGCACGGCGACAACGTGGTCGACCGGTCCATCAACATGCCGTGGTACGACGGCTCCTCGCTGCTGCACCACCTGGAGCACGTCCACATCGCCTCCGACCGGAACCTGATCGACGCGCGGTTCCCCGTGCAGAACGTCATCCGGCCGCAGCGCGCCGCCGACCCCGAGCTGCACGACTACCGCGGCTACGCCGGGATGGTGTCCGGCGGGGTGTTCAAGGCCGGCGACGAGATCATGCACCTTCCCTCGGGGCTGACCAGCCGGATCGCCAAGATCCTCACCGCCGACGGCGAGCTGGACGAGGCGTTCCCGCCCCTGTCGGTGACGATGCTGCTCGAAGACGACATCGACATCTCGCGCGGCGACATGCTGTGCCGGCCCAACAACCAGCCCGAGGCCTCCCAGGACATCGAGGCGATGGTCTGCTGGATGGCCGAGAGCCGCAAGCTCACGCCGCGCTCCAAGCTGGTCATCAAGCACACGACCCGCACCGCCAAGGTCATGGTGCGCGACGTCCGCTACCGGCTGGACGTCAACAGCCTGCACCGCGACGAAGAGGCGGAGGATCTCTCGCTGAACGAGATCGGGCGGGTCAGCATGCGCGCCACCCAGCCGCTGTTCGCCGACGAGTACAAGGACAACCGGCTGACCGGAGGGTTCGTCCTCATCGAGGAAGGCACCAACACCACGGTCGGCGCCGGGATGATCGTCCGGGCCGAGTGA
- a CDS encoding sulfotransferase has product MGRSGSTLVERLLGELPGVCSLGEAVHMWRRALVDGEPCGCGAPFGECGFWRDVGEAAFGGWDRIDAAEVLALKASVDRTRFVPSLLGARPPARMARRLADYTALYHRVYAAAAQVSGCRVIVDSSKHASLAACLRHRYGPRLHLVHMLRDPQAVARAWGKRVPRPDATATSPEQEMARYSPGRAAVQWAVQNEVLARVSRLGVPTLRVRYEDFVADPAGEFAALAEFAGHAGELPVDAAGTARLSPAHTVSGNPMRFDSGTVRVSAGAAPSGAVRAPGRIAVSVLTRPSRPRFGY; this is encoded by the coding sequence ATGGGGCGCTCCGGTTCCACCCTCGTCGAACGGCTGCTGGGTGAACTGCCCGGCGTCTGCTCGCTGGGCGAAGCGGTGCACATGTGGCGCCGGGCGCTGGTCGACGGCGAGCCCTGCGGCTGCGGCGCCCCGTTCGGCGAATGCGGATTCTGGCGGGACGTCGGCGAGGCGGCGTTCGGCGGCTGGGACCGGATCGACGCGGCGGAGGTCCTGGCGCTGAAGGCTTCCGTCGACCGCACCCGCTTCGTTCCGTCGCTGCTGGGCGCCCGCCCCCCGGCGCGTATGGCCCGGCGGCTGGCGGACTACACCGCCCTGTACCACCGGGTCTACGCCGCCGCCGCGCAGGTCAGCGGATGCCGGGTGATCGTCGACTCCAGCAAGCACGCCTCCCTGGCGGCCTGCCTGCGCCACCGCTACGGGCCGCGCCTGCACCTGGTCCACATGCTGCGCGACCCGCAGGCCGTCGCCCGCGCCTGGGGCAAGCGGGTGCCGCGGCCCGACGCCACCGCGACCAGTCCCGAGCAGGAGATGGCCCGCTATTCGCCCGGCCGCGCAGCGGTGCAGTGGGCGGTGCAGAACGAGGTGCTGGCGCGCGTGAGCCGACTGGGCGTACCGACGCTGCGGGTGCGCTACGAGGACTTCGTAGCCGATCCCGCCGGCGAGTTCGCGGCTCTGGCGGAGTTCGCCGGGCACGCCGGCGAGCTGCCCGTCGACGCGGCCGGAACCGCGCGGCTGTCGCCCGCCCACACGGTCTCCGGCAATCCGATGCGCTTCGACTCGGGCACCGTCCGGGTGTCCGCGGGCGCCGCTCCGAGCGGCGCCGTGCGGGCTCCGGGCCGGATCGCGGTATCCGTCCTGACCCGCCCCAGCCGGCCGAGGTTCGGCTACTGA
- a CDS encoding glycoside hydrolase family 26 protein has product MAVAVTACAPAGAFTSALAPPADSAGAVPAGLPEESAGTLRPSSGASGPAPPDTASGYAAPTGSAEAESAPPPSASRPPSASPSPPHPSADASAPPAGEPSGPEPGPAVPPPGGDAADGADPAPPATGFPSHSASAEPEQTAQPSPDYPGYPGYPGPAPTPGPSPAPTPAPSPPPSPECTVTALVEPTCGVWWGASPYRGDVEPLETAVGRRLDIVYTWHGVDQSRVPTDEERKLAEEGRFVHANIEAKRFNADGHPAQSYSDIVDGRFDDALRGQARRIADLGTPFFVTFDHEADADKRYNTRGTPEEFVGAWRHIVDLYRDSGAGNAVFVWNVTGWPANLDRLPGLWPGNGYVDWISWEAYNMTGCRLQPDWDHVDTFEEALRPAYEWIQNEGPEHGIAPEKPVMIGEMGTVPIPGDPEATREWYADVPGVLEDYERIRAVKLWDGITAPTCDFRVLQDRHATRGYLQASDHAYVDVPRRAREAVGDAVELADRARRPGDPGAR; this is encoded by the coding sequence GTGGCGGTCGCGGTGACGGCGTGCGCCCCCGCCGGGGCGTTCACCTCCGCCCTCGCGCCTCCGGCGGACTCCGCAGGCGCCGTACCCGCCGGCCTCCCCGAAGAGAGCGCCGGCACCCTGCGCCCGTCGTCCGGCGCCTCCGGACCCGCGCCGCCCGACACGGCTTCCGGGTACGCGGCGCCGACGGGATCCGCCGAGGCGGAGTCGGCGCCGCCGCCGTCCGCGTCCCGGCCGCCGTCCGCCTCGCCGTCCCCGCCGCACCCCTCGGCCGACGCCTCCGCTCCGCCTGCGGGCGAGCCCTCCGGTCCCGAACCCGGCCCCGCGGTGCCGCCGCCGGGCGGGGACGCCGCCGACGGCGCCGATCCCGCCCCGCCGGCCACGGGATTCCCCTCGCATTCGGCGAGCGCGGAGCCGGAGCAGACCGCCCAGCCCTCGCCGGACTACCCCGGATACCCCGGCTATCCCGGCCCTGCACCCACCCCCGGGCCGTCGCCCGCGCCCACGCCGGCACCGTCCCCGCCGCCGTCGCCCGAGTGCACCGTCACCGCCCTCGTGGAACCGACCTGCGGCGTGTGGTGGGGAGCGAGCCCGTACCGCGGCGACGTGGAACCGCTGGAGACCGCGGTCGGCCGCCGGCTGGACATCGTCTACACCTGGCACGGCGTCGACCAGAGCCGTGTGCCAACGGACGAGGAGCGCAAGCTCGCCGAAGAGGGCCGCTTCGTCCACGCCAACATCGAAGCCAAGCGGTTCAACGCCGACGGGCACCCCGCGCAGAGCTACAGCGACATCGTCGACGGCCGTTTCGACGACGCGCTGCGGGGCCAAGCGCGCCGCATCGCCGATCTCGGCACGCCGTTCTTCGTCACCTTCGACCACGAAGCCGACGCCGACAAGCGCTACAACACCCGGGGCACACCCGAGGAGTTCGTCGGCGCCTGGCGGCACATCGTCGACCTCTACCGCGACAGCGGCGCCGGAAACGCCGTCTTCGTGTGGAACGTGACCGGCTGGCCGGCCAACCTCGACCGGCTGCCCGGGTTGTGGCCGGGCAACGGCTACGTCGACTGGATCAGCTGGGAGGCCTACAACATGACCGGGTGCCGGCTCCAGCCCGACTGGGACCACGTCGACACCTTCGAGGAGGCGCTGCGTCCGGCCTACGAGTGGATCCAGAACGAAGGACCCGAGCACGGAATCGCCCCGGAGAAGCCGGTGATGATCGGTGAGATGGGGACCGTCCCCATTCCGGGCGATCCCGAAGCCACCCGGGAGTGGTACGCCGACGTCCCCGGAGTGCTGGAGGACTACGAGCGCATCCGCGCCGTCAAGCTGTGGGACGGGATCACCGCGCCCACCTGCGACTTCCGGGTCCTGCAGGACCGCCACGCCACCCGCGGCTACCTTCAGGCCTCCGACCACGCCTACGTCGACGTCCCCCGCCGCGCCCGCGAGGCCGTCGGCGACGCCGTGGAGCTGGCCGACCGGGCGCGTCGGCCCGGCGATCCCGGCGCGCGGTGA
- a CDS encoding lipopolysaccharide biosynthesis protein codes for MAGVSTAARDRTGLGRVARGGALNMAGAAGGALLNLGLVVAITRGFSPDTAGVLFAATSVFLIGSAVAGLGTPSGLVYFLSRMQARGTGHAAARVLRTALGPAVAASLGAAAAMAVLADDLAGLIGEPDAATYLRLLAVFLPFAVVTEAALAATRAYHVMRAGVLLDKLGRPLGQLALVCTAAATGSAGLLAVAWAGPYLPAAVLAWWWMRRVVGAHRPEAPPGPAVLPVSPGSPGTAGAGEPSDGAGEQVSPRAFWAFSLPRSAAGIAQLGIQRAGVVFTAALAGAAEAAVFTAASRFPVVGQFAAQALQFAAEPRLAELLAAGDRRGASTLFRASTAWLICLTWPLFLPAMVYAPLLMELFGPDYAAGSRALVVVCLAQLLASGLGMGDLVLTMTGRTRSNLVNNLLALAADVALCLLLVPAAGASGAAAAWAGAIAVRKSLPLVQLVRSPGIHPFDRRWALATGSCLVWFGAVPALSAAALGTGPGSLAAALAAGSAGFAATLWLLRGPLELDLLLRRGGAPVGAAG; via the coding sequence ATGGCGGGAGTGAGCACCGCGGCGCGCGACCGGACGGGACTGGGCCGGGTCGCCCGCGGCGGCGCGTTGAACATGGCCGGCGCCGCCGGCGGCGCTCTGCTGAACCTGGGGCTCGTCGTCGCGATCACTCGCGGGTTCTCCCCGGATACGGCGGGGGTGCTGTTCGCGGCGACCTCGGTGTTCCTGATCGGCTCCGCCGTGGCCGGCCTGGGCACTCCCAGCGGCCTGGTCTACTTCCTGTCCCGGATGCAGGCCCGCGGTACCGGGCACGCGGCTGCGCGGGTGCTGCGCACCGCCCTGGGCCCGGCGGTGGCCGCATCGCTGGGGGCCGCGGCCGCGATGGCGGTACTCGCCGACGACCTGGCCGGACTCATCGGCGAGCCGGACGCGGCGACCTACCTGCGGCTGCTGGCCGTCTTCCTGCCTTTCGCGGTGGTCACCGAAGCAGCGCTCGCGGCAACCCGGGCTTACCACGTGATGCGGGCGGGGGTGCTGCTGGACAAGCTCGGCCGCCCGCTGGGCCAGCTGGCCCTCGTCTGCACGGCGGCGGCGACCGGGTCCGCCGGCCTGCTGGCGGTGGCCTGGGCGGGGCCGTATCTGCCGGCGGCGGTGCTGGCGTGGTGGTGGATGCGCCGTGTCGTCGGCGCGCACCGTCCGGAGGCACCACCCGGCCCCGCAGTGCTTCCGGTCTCCCCCGGCTCGCCGGGGACGGCCGGGGCGGGTGAGCCGTCCGACGGTGCCGGGGAGCAGGTATCGCCCCGCGCGTTCTGGGCGTTCTCGCTGCCCCGCTCGGCGGCCGGGATCGCCCAGCTGGGCATCCAACGCGCGGGCGTGGTGTTCACGGCTGCATTGGCCGGAGCCGCCGAAGCGGCGGTGTTCACGGCGGCCTCGCGTTTCCCGGTGGTCGGCCAGTTCGCCGCCCAGGCGCTGCAGTTCGCGGCCGAGCCGCGGCTGGCCGAGCTGCTGGCGGCCGGAGACCGCCGCGGCGCCTCGACCCTGTTCCGCGCGAGCACCGCGTGGCTGATCTGCCTGACCTGGCCGCTGTTCCTCCCCGCGATGGTCTACGCGCCGCTGCTGATGGAGCTGTTCGGGCCGGACTACGCCGCAGGATCGCGGGCGCTCGTCGTGGTGTGCCTGGCGCAGCTGCTGGCTTCCGGGCTGGGGATGGGCGACCTGGTGCTGACCATGACCGGGCGGACCCGGTCGAACCTGGTCAACAATCTGCTTGCGCTGGCCGCCGACGTCGCGCTGTGCCTGCTCCTGGTTCCGGCCGCCGGAGCGAGCGGCGCAGCGGCCGCGTGGGCGGGTGCGATCGCCGTCCGCAAGTCGCTCCCCCTGGTCCAGCTGGTGCGCTCGCCCGGGATACACCCCTTCGACCGGCGATGGGCGCTGGCCACGGGCAGCTGCCTGGTGTGGTTCGGCGCGGTCCCGGCGCTGTCGGCCGCGGCGCTGGGGACGGGGCCGGGGTCGCTGGCCGCCGCGCTGGCCGCGGGATCGGCGGGATTCGCGGCGACGCTGTGGCTCCTGCGCGGCCCGCTGGAGCTGGATCTGCTGCTGCGGCGCGGCGGGGCCCCCGTCGGCGCCGCCGGCTGA
- the cysD gene encoding sulfate adenylyltransferase subunit CysD: protein MSQASTAPLGRYQLSQLDFLEAEAIYIMREVAAEFERPVLLFSGGKDSLVMLRLAEKAFWPGAIPFPVMHVDTGHNFPEVMEFRDRRLEQAGVRLVVASVQEQIDAGKVVEPTGRLASRNRLQTAALLEGLETHGFDAAFGGARRDEEKARAKERVFSFRDEFGQWDPKQQRPELWNIFNTRINPGENMRVFPLSNWTELDVWGYIARERIELPPIYYSHRRTVFERDGILLSDGPYITRGEDEELFEATVRYRTVGDMTCTGAVRSSATSLEEIMAEIAATRVTERGQTRADDRSSEAAMEDRKREGYF, encoded by the coding sequence ATGAGTCAGGCCAGTACGGCACCGCTCGGCAGGTACCAGCTGTCCCAGCTGGACTTCCTGGAGGCCGAGGCGATCTACATCATGCGCGAGGTTGCCGCCGAGTTCGAGCGGCCGGTTCTGCTCTTCTCGGGCGGTAAGGACTCCCTCGTCATGCTGCGGCTCGCCGAGAAGGCCTTTTGGCCGGGGGCGATCCCCTTCCCGGTGATGCACGTCGACACCGGACACAACTTCCCCGAGGTGATGGAGTTCCGCGACCGCCGCCTGGAGCAGGCCGGGGTCAGGCTCGTCGTCGCCTCGGTGCAGGAGCAGATCGACGCAGGCAAGGTCGTCGAGCCCACCGGCCGCCTGGCCAGCCGCAACCGGCTGCAGACGGCGGCGCTTCTGGAGGGGCTCGAAACCCACGGCTTCGACGCCGCGTTCGGCGGCGCGCGGCGCGACGAGGAGAAGGCCCGCGCCAAGGAGCGCGTCTTCTCCTTCCGCGACGAGTTCGGACAGTGGGACCCCAAGCAGCAGCGTCCCGAGCTGTGGAACATCTTCAACACCCGGATCAACCCGGGTGAGAACATGCGGGTGTTCCCGCTGTCCAACTGGACCGAGCTGGACGTGTGGGGCTACATCGCCCGCGAGCGGATCGAGCTGCCGCCGATCTACTACTCGCACCGGCGCACGGTGTTCGAGCGCGACGGGATCCTGCTCTCCGACGGTCCCTACATCACCCGCGGCGAGGACGAAGAGCTGTTCGAGGCCACCGTCCGCTACCGCACGGTGGGCGACATGACCTGCACCGGTGCGGTGCGCTCCTCGGCCACGAGCTTGGAGGAGATCATGGCCGAGATCGCCGCCACCCGGGTCACCGAGCGCGGCCAGACCCGCGCCGACGACCGCTCCAGCGAGGCGGCCATGGAAGACCGCAAGCGCGAGGGCTACTTCTAA
- a CDS encoding 3'(2'),5'-bisphosphate nucleotidase CysQ: MSSIRNDHEVARDLASEAGQQLLRLRARQGFEEPEVLRTLGDRTSHEFLFSSLGRLRPSDAVLSEEGIDDQARLTARRVWIIDPLDGTREYSESGRTDWAVHVALWEDGELAAGAVSLPAQGTTVSTVDPPWLPDERPAEQRLRITTSRTRPPEFVQRLATQMGAEIVPMGSAGAKICAVLLGIADIYVHAGGQYEWDSAAPVAVARAAGLHTSRIDGSELSYNRKDPSLPDILVCRPELSNMLLASIRGVAERDDADPHAAG; this comes from the coding sequence GTGAGCAGCATCCGAAACGATCATGAAGTCGCGCGCGACCTGGCGAGCGAGGCGGGGCAGCAGTTGCTCCGGCTGCGGGCCCGGCAGGGGTTCGAGGAGCCCGAGGTCCTGCGCACGCTCGGCGACCGCACGTCGCACGAGTTCCTCTTCTCCAGCCTGGGACGCCTGCGCCCCAGCGACGCCGTGCTCTCCGAGGAGGGCATCGACGACCAGGCGCGGCTGACCGCCCGGCGGGTGTGGATCATCGATCCGCTCGACGGCACCCGCGAGTACTCCGAGTCGGGCCGCACCGACTGGGCCGTGCACGTCGCGCTGTGGGAGGACGGCGAGCTCGCGGCGGGCGCGGTGTCGCTGCCCGCTCAGGGCACCACCGTCTCCACGGTCGACCCGCCGTGGCTGCCCGACGAGCGCCCCGCCGAACAGCGGCTGCGCATCACCACCAGCCGCACGCGCCCCCCGGAGTTCGTGCAGCGCCTGGCCACCCAGATGGGCGCCGAGATCGTCCCCATGGGCTCGGCCGGAGCCAAGATCTGCGCCGTCCTGCTGGGGATCGCCGACATCTACGTGCACGCGGGCGGCCAGTACGAGTGGGACAGCGCCGCACCGGTGGCGGTCGCGCGCGCGGCCGGTCTCCATACGTCGCGTATCGACGGCAGCGAGCTCTCCTATAACAGGAAGGACCCCTCACTGCCGGATATTCTTGTCTGTCGACCGGAATTGTCGAATATGTTGTTGGCCAGCATCCGCGGCGTCGCCGAGCGCGACGACGCGGATCCGCACGCGGCGGGATGA
- a CDS encoding UDP-N-acetylglucosamine--LPS N-acetylglucosamine transferase yields the protein MPTSPILFVASSGGHLAQLWSLRPWWIRHRRIWVTFPTADALQRLDGEDVRPAHHPTTRHPGNLLRNTVLAVRTLARVRPAAVVSTGAGVALPFFALAWLLRIPTVYIEVYDRIDTPPLTTRLCRPFTRLYLAQWEEQRAFLPSAVTVGPLL from the coding sequence ATGCCGACCTCCCCGATCCTCTTCGTCGCGTCGAGCGGCGGCCACCTCGCCCAGTTGTGGTCACTGCGGCCCTGGTGGATCCGCCACCGCCGGATCTGGGTCACCTTCCCCACCGCCGACGCGCTCCAGCGACTCGACGGCGAGGACGTCCGCCCGGCGCACCACCCCACAACCCGCCATCCGGGCAACCTGCTGCGCAACACGGTGCTCGCGGTACGCACGCTGGCCCGCGTCCGCCCCGCGGCCGTGGTCTCCACCGGGGCCGGGGTCGCGCTGCCGTTCTTCGCACTTGCGTGGCTGCTGCGCATTCCCACCGTCTACATCGAGGTCTACGACCGCATCGACACGCCGCCGCTGACGACGCGGCTGTGCCGCCCCTTCACCCGGCTGTACCTCGCCCAGTGGGAGGAGCAGCGCGCGTTCCTTCCCAGCGCCGTGACCGTGGGGCCGCTGCTGTGA
- a CDS encoding glycosyltransferase: MLVAVGTDHHPFTRLIDWSDSYALDRPDVEVLVQHGASAAPASAAGTAYFEPGGLAAAMTGAAAVVTHGGPATVAEARDAGHLPVAVARDPELREHVDDHQLRFVGRLDAAGLVRACSSYQQFRSTLDKALTQPDDFRLPDGAGAGTAAAAHRAGGLIDLLTGAHRPRPDLPLPRPDAHAHEQWPAITAVVPTRDRPELLRQTLDHIRAQDYPGTVHTLVVFDGADPDRSLERDDGGRPVRVLASTAAPGLAGARNTGILAAGTEMVAFCDDDDLWLPGKLRAQAAVLGAEPDTEVVCCGIRVAYDGAESDRVLPRTAVGFADLLRSRLTELHPSTFLLRRSALIGGCGTVDEGIPGGYGEDYELLLRLSRRAPIRNVGEPLVRVLWHRRSYFGGRWQTIATALRWLLTAYPEFRLVPRGYARVAGQIAFAEAAAGRRGAALRWSAAALRARWSEPRAVLAAAVACGLPPGAVLSAVNRRGRGV; encoded by the coding sequence GTGCTGGTGGCCGTGGGCACCGACCACCACCCCTTCACCCGGTTGATCGACTGGTCCGACTCCTACGCGCTCGACCGGCCGGACGTAGAGGTCCTGGTCCAGCACGGGGCCTCGGCCGCACCCGCGTCCGCCGCGGGCACCGCCTACTTCGAGCCAGGCGGCCTCGCCGCCGCCATGACGGGGGCCGCGGCCGTGGTCACCCACGGCGGACCCGCCACCGTCGCCGAAGCGCGCGACGCCGGGCACCTTCCCGTCGCCGTCGCACGCGACCCCGAGTTGCGCGAGCACGTCGACGACCACCAACTGCGCTTCGTCGGCCGCCTCGACGCGGCCGGGCTGGTGCGCGCCTGCTCCAGCTACCAGCAGTTCCGCTCCACCCTCGACAAGGCGCTGACCCAGCCCGACGACTTCCGGCTGCCGGACGGCGCGGGCGCCGGCACCGCGGCCGCCGCCCACCGGGCGGGCGGCCTCATCGACCTGCTCACCGGCGCCCACCGCCCGCGCCCCGACCTGCCGCTCCCGCGTCCGGACGCCCACGCGCACGAGCAGTGGCCCGCTATCACCGCGGTCGTACCGACCCGCGATCGTCCCGAACTGCTGCGGCAGACCCTCGATCACATCCGCGCACAGGACTACCCGGGCACGGTGCACACCCTCGTGGTCTTCGACGGCGCCGACCCCGACCGCTCGCTGGAGCGCGACGACGGCGGGCGGCCGGTGCGCGTGCTGGCCAGCACGGCGGCGCCGGGGCTGGCCGGCGCCCGCAACACCGGCATCCTGGCCGCCGGAACCGAAATGGTGGCCTTCTGCGACGACGACGATCTCTGGCTGCCCGGCAAACTGCGCGCCCAGGCCGCGGTGCTGGGTGCCGAGCCCGACACCGAAGTGGTCTGCTGCGGTATCCGCGTCGCCTACGACGGCGCCGAGTCCGACCGGGTGCTGCCGCGAACCGCGGTGGGCTTCGCCGACCTGCTGCGCTCCCGGCTGACCGAGTTGCACCCTTCGACGTTCCTGCTGCGGCGCAGCGCTCTGATCGGCGGGTGCGGCACCGTCGACGAGGGGATCCCCGGCGGGTACGGCGAGGACTACGAACTGCTGCTGCGGCTGTCCCGGCGCGCTCCGATCCGCAACGTGGGCGAGCCGCTCGTGCGGGTGCTGTGGCACCGGCGGTCCTATTTCGGCGGCCGGTGGCAGACGATCGCCACCGCGCTGCGCTGGCTGCTCACCGCCTACCCGGAGTTCCGGCTGGTCCCGCGCGGCTATGCGCGCGTCGCCGGGCAGATCGCCTTCGCCGAGGCCGCAGCGGGCCGGCGCGGCGCCGCCCTGCGGTGGTCCGCGGCCGCGCTGCGGGCCAGGTGGAGCGAACCGCGCGCCGTCCTGGCCGCGGCCGTGGCCTGCGGGCTGCCGCCGGGCGCGGTGCTGAGCGCTGTGAACAGGCGCGGCCGGGGGGTCTGA
- a CDS encoding sugar transferase, with the protein MVVIERVPAQAAGAPTVRTRPGWMRSYVHTLRWIDAASGALAGVSALQIRFAHPLDAASGPWYPLFSLVLPAVWVLAVASAGGYAHRFVGQGTEEFRRVLTAGLVLTAAVAICAYAARIDVARGYVLLALPTAVAASLVMRYAWRKRLHRLRARGRCMRGVVAVGHRESARDLVHRFRREPYHGMRVIGLCLPGAQRWHAARDDVDGCPVLGSFDDAAEAAERVGADTVAVLACPEMDGTRLRRLAWRLEKSGTDLTVAPALMDVAGPRTTIRPVAGLPLLHVEHPELAGARRAVKGLFDRAAAALALVALGPLLLALAVLIRARDRGPALFHQTRVGKDGVQFTLYKFRTMVAGAEDLKGGLRPADEHDGVLFKMRRDPRVTAFGGWLRRYSLDELPQLLNVVRGDMSLVGPRPPLPEEVARYGRDVRRRLVVKPGMTGLWQVSGRSDLSWEESVRLDLRYVENWSLTLDVQILWKTWSAVVRGAGAY; encoded by the coding sequence ATGGTCGTCATCGAACGGGTCCCGGCGCAGGCCGCAGGCGCGCCGACCGTCCGCACACGGCCCGGGTGGATGCGTTCCTACGTGCACACGCTGCGGTGGATCGACGCCGCATCCGGGGCGCTCGCCGGGGTGTCGGCGCTGCAGATCCGTTTCGCCCATCCGCTGGATGCGGCGTCGGGCCCCTGGTATCCGCTGTTCTCGCTGGTGCTTCCCGCGGTCTGGGTGCTGGCGGTGGCGTCGGCGGGCGGCTACGCCCACCGGTTCGTCGGGCAGGGCACCGAGGAGTTCCGCCGCGTACTGACCGCGGGCCTGGTCCTCACCGCGGCGGTGGCCATATGCGCCTACGCCGCCCGGATCGACGTGGCCCGCGGGTATGTGCTGCTGGCACTGCCGACGGCGGTGGCAGCCAGCCTGGTGATGCGCTACGCCTGGCGCAAGCGGCTGCACCGGCTGCGTGCCCGGGGGCGGTGCATGCGCGGGGTGGTGGCCGTGGGACACCGGGAGTCGGCCCGCGACCTGGTGCACCGGTTCCGCCGCGAGCCCTACCACGGCATGCGGGTCATCGGCCTGTGTCTGCCCGGCGCCCAGCGGTGGCACGCCGCCCGCGACGACGTGGACGGCTGCCCGGTGCTGGGGTCGTTCGACGACGCCGCCGAAGCCGCCGAACGGGTCGGTGCCGACACGGTGGCGGTGCTGGCGTGCCCGGAGATGGACGGAACCCGGTTGCGCCGGCTGGCCTGGCGGTTGGAGAAGAGCGGAACCGACCTGACCGTGGCGCCCGCGCTGATGGACGTGGCCGGCCCGCGTACGACCATCCGCCCGGTGGCGGGGCTGCCGCTGCTGCACGTGGAGCATCCCGAGCTGGCGGGGGCCAGACGCGCGGTCAAGGGCCTGTTCGACCGGGCGGCCGCAGCGCTGGCCCTCGTGGCACTGGGGCCGCTTCTGCTGGCGCTGGCCGTGCTGATCCGCGCGCGCGACCGCGGGCCGGCCCTGTTCCACCAGACGCGGGTGGGCAAGGACGGAGTACAATTCACCCTCTACAAGTTCCGTACCATGGTGGCCGGGGCGGAGGACCTCAAAGGAGGGCTGCGCCCTGCCGACGAGCACGACGGCGTATTGTTCAAGATGCGCCGCGACCCCCGGGTCACCGCGTTCGGCGGCTGGCTTCGCCGCTACTCGCTGGACGAACTCCCGCAGCTGCTCAACGTGGTGCGGGGAGATATGTCACTCGTGGGGCCGCGGCCCCCGCTGCCCGAAGAGGTGGCGCGGTACGGCCGCGACGTTCGGCGGCGCCTGGTCGTCAAGCCGGGCATGACAGGGCTGTGGCAGGTCAGCGGTCGCTCGGACCTCTCCTGGGAGGAGTCCGTCCGACTGGACCTGCGATACGTGGAAAACTGGTCGTTGACCCTGGACGTCCAGATCCTGTGGAAGACATGGTCAGCAGTTGTCCGCGGAGCGGGAGCGTACTAA